From the Hoplias malabaricus isolate fHopMal1 chromosome 6, fHopMal1.hap1, whole genome shotgun sequence genome, the window ggcgggaacacgccTTAGAGgtagcgccagtccttcacagggcaacacacattctcacaatcactcacacactcggccacttttgagttgtcaaccaatgtgtgtcttttggactgtgggaggaaaccggagcacccagaggaaacccatgcggacacagggagatcacaccacactcctcacaaacagtcatccggaggaaacccacgcggacacagggagaacataccacactcctcacagacagtcacccggaggaaaaccaacgtggatacagggagaacacaccaaactcctcacagacagtcacccggagcgggaatcgaacccacaacctccaggtccccggagatgtgtgactgagacactacctgctgcaccactgtgtaaCAGAATCAGTGTAACAGAAATGATCCCACATATATCAGAGTTGTCAAGTTTACAAAGCTAAACTTATTATTCCTTGAATGTTGGAGATGTTGCATTTTTCAAATATTGTGTttggaaaagaggaaaaaaaggaaaagagtcAACCTTTCTTGTTATTTCAGGTCAAAAAAGCCCATGTCATGAATGTGAAGCCTTAAAGAATGTCTCTAGATGTGATATCAATTTACAATTGATGTGGCAGAATTTCTGATCAATTACAAACCAGGGAGTGGGTGGAGAAATAAGGCTAAAGTACATGTGAATGCTGAGAAATGATGGAAGCTGTGCCATTATAATTTTtccttcaaaataaataaataaataaataaaatcctggGCCCAATTATAGAAAGGCTCATTTGCCAATTTTTGCCAGTTTTCAAAGTTTATATAAAATGATCCTGGTGGGATTCTGTTGTGAAATGGGCACAGTTGAGATGCACTAAGATGCAGAATGTAATAACTAGACTCTGCTTATACTGCTTATAACACAATATTCTCCAAAGGTTGTactgtcattttatttctttctacTGAAACCGTATTATTGGTTTCTACTTTCTATAGCCTACACATTCAGGTCTAGGAACACAGGTAACTGAAGCTAGAAGCAATCACAGGTCAAGAGCAATTCCTCGGACTTAGAGAAGAGTACTATTACTGTTTTGGGTAGCCAAATCAATATCCCATTTTCCCATATCCCCTATCCTATAACCCTTTGTGAGCAGAACACTGTGATAATGATGTGTTCTGAGGTGATGTACGGATGTTAACATTTAAACTGATTGATCACTCAAACCACCCTCAGAAGTGTGAAGTACAGTGGATCATAGAGTCAaaacacattaatatttaagaaGCAAACAAAAGACAAGACCATTATAATATTCAGTCAAAACCCCAAATTAATCCAGAATGCAAAAACATTAaggagttgtgtttgtgtgttgtcccAAGTCTCACTTAATTTTGTCACTGGAAAAAGCATACTTGACTAGGTTCGTCTTGTTATGCACATCATTGAGAGTCCTTGACTACATCTTCATATGACTTTGCTGATGTAATAAACAGCAATGCATAAATCACATTTAACCTAGAGTGTTCATACTGtttcatctaaaaataaaatcattaaccGCTTAGTGACATCTAAGTACAACTAAAAGTATAATTAGCTTCTTGCTAGTAACACTTACATTATGGGGGTGTACATGTGCTCTCATTTCATAAACATGACATTTTCAACACGATAAGGAAGCATTATGCTACTTTTACACCTAATAATATCATAATACCCATGTGTCCCAATGAAACAATGTAGAGTTTATGGTttgttgtatttatatatttataacatacTGTAGATTTAAGTATATTATGACTGTGGAAAATTATGTAAACTTGCAAGTTATAAGCAAATCAGTTAGACATCGATGACCCTACTTTAAAACCTGATCCTCATGTATGTTCCTTTGTTAAAACTACTTTCTTCTACCTCAATAGGATAGCAAAAATTCAACCATCTCTCTCCAAGCCTGCTGCTAAAACTCTTATCCACGCTTTCATCTCTACCTACTTTGACTACTGCTACTCTCTTTTTGTAGGCAGTAGCTCGTCATTACTGCCAACACAGCCAATAGTTCAGAATTGTGCTGCTCGTcttctcactcacacccacTCACATCAACAGTACACCTGTTATCCAAGATCTTCTCGGGCTCCCCATAGAATACCACATTCAGTTTAAAAATCTGCTCTCATTAAAAGCTCTTATAATAATCATGCCCCTTCCTACCTGTCTGACCTTCTTCAATCTTTTAAACCTCTCTCAGGTCTTCTTCTTCATGCCTGCTCACCTTTCCCTCTATTAATCTCCACATCTTTGTTGACCAAGCTTTTTCCAGACTCACTCTCCCATCATGCATCAAACCATCAATATTTCTGCCTCTGTTTATACCCTACCACTGTCCTAAAACTATAAACTTAATTCATATTCCATTCTAATTCAATTGatatttaattgatttaattgataatcacattttaataattgtattagAATTTACCATTgtataaagtataaaatatataactaaaAATTCCTCCCTTTGTTATTTATGTACTTAACTATTTGCTAATTTTTTGGTTGTCTCATGCTCAAGGTGCTTGTTTGAATTAATGTGTTCTATAAGCATGTCTGGGACCTTGAAATGCCCTATACAAATGTgatatacttttattaatattaataattacagtGAAGTAGAACATCTATGTAGCATACAAACCTTCACTAACTCATTGTGATGTAAAAAATTTAGAAAATCACTGTTTTTCCTGCAACACATTAATTCCTCCAAAAGACTAGAAAGAACCATTAAGGCACACTACAGCAAAGTTCGTATGTTAGGCCAAATCAGCAAGTGCCCAAGTGTTCTTGGATCTAGTGACTTCAACTAAAGTTTACTTTGTTGGCTTCTCTAAGCTCCCTTTCTCCCGCTGCCTGTCCTGCCTTTGaatgtgtaatttatttactaCAATGAAGGCCAACACACCATTGTCAAGGAACAAAACGAGATGCTAATTACATTTTCCAAATTTGTGTTCCAACATATAAAAACCGTTCATAACATAAGATTTTATTTtgccaaaaacaatttgaaaactACCCAACAGAgcaaatctcattttctctctggaTACTGTTGATATAGGAACAATAAAATAAGATCCAGCAGACTACCAAAATATTTGTTGAGTTATATACTTGAGTTAAATTAAGAAAATATCCATATTTGCttacaaaaagaacaaaatacattttttaacttattattatacatttacttattattattatattattccaGATTCAGGGATTTGGTCATATTTTGAGGACACAGACTAGCTAGTATTCATTCTTATAAGGTGGAATTCCTTAAGATTGTCAGAATTTTAGCATCATTTTGTTGATAACActaatttaatacaaaaattgtgtCTTTAAATTTAttctctaaaaatacattttaaatggtttgatatattgatatatatatattctttggGTACTGTTTACCTCATTGGCCTGTATTTATCTCTGCACTTCAACACATCAAAATACCATTCTAGTTTATATTTTGGCTCAATTATTGGGCCAAGGGTAATGGTATTGGGCCAAGGGTAATTTTCCAAGGGTAACGATTTTCCTGAATTGTTGTTTTAGCCAAATTTCTAACCAAGAGAGATTAACAGGAAAGGCCTCCAAATAAACCATGTAATGGCGCAACACAATATCTCTAGCCTTTGTCTCTGGACATGTACTCTAATCTTAGAACAAGCCAGCTTTTCATAATAAATAGATTGTCTAGACAAAGATGGATTTAGATTTCAATTTAGGAAAGTATGACTCTCACTATCCAGCTATCTTCATGTTCTATTACAGTGCATATGACTATCAGAAAAGAGTGACAAGCAAAGTGCCTGACTTAGTATGGGGAGAATACTGCTGTAAGGAGCAGCTGGACACTTAACACTTAGaacagaaaaggaaagaaagaatgtACATGGTGCATCCTCTTACCTGTAACACTAAAACTGTAATCAAAACGTTTAGCTGTACTTCACagctagtcacacacacaaaggttgATTGGCTGATTGAATATATGCTGTAGGTATATTGCTTTTTTAATGACAGTTCTCAATATCTTTAttgtatatatatctttttacaAGAACTGTACCTAATCTTCAAGTATTTCATCCAGTCAAGACCCAGTGAACAGTCAGCAATTATTGctgtacattacattttattatagtTGGAAATTTAAGTGTCTATAACCTAGACAAATGTATACAGAAATTCTTAAAGGTAGCTGCtactactgttttatttaagcaATAAATGTTTTATGGCCAACAGTACAGCCAAAAGTACAATCTTAATGTGTTGGCTGAATAATTATGTTTGGAGAAAGCAGAAAATATGTGCAAACTTGGCTTTTTGAACCACTATGTTGGAAATCCAATAACTGGTGCAAGGCACATATgcagaaaacactgaaaatgaaaaataaatgaccCATTACCTTGATTTTACATCACTTATgcaaaaaggaaaaacagaaagatTTGCAATTAAAATAGGACATTGTCTCAGAACTGAATTGAAAACACCTGGAAATGCAAGCAACTGCATTCAACTCTAAAAATGTCAGCAGTAAAAATGCAAAACTAAATGTGAATGTTTACAGGTCAGGGGACATGAAAACAATGGAATAAGAGGTTTTGCTTCTCATTTTGGGATGCACCCCAAATGTCATGCTGAAAAGTAATGTGATGTGTTTTTCCACCCTAGTAATGGCTTTTCAGTTTGGCATGAATTTCTGTCCGTGGTCCGTGTCTTTCCAGAAGAGGGGAAGTCTGTCAAATTTTCTTCTCTTCACAAATGGAATGAGTGAGGAAAGAAATATTTTGCATTTAGCATAGGAGAGCAGCactgcttatttatttaatatttaattagatAGTGTACACATATTATACACATATTGGAGCCAGACTTATCAAACTACTAGCCTAATATAGTATAACAGTGGCTAATAGCATCACTATTAATagcattataataatatattattaatataatagcACCACGATTGGGTAAGCACACTATACCCAGTAATAGTCCTTGGGCAGGTCTATGTAATTGTATCTTGccctggataagagcatctgccatTTATGAAATTTAATTTGTTTGGCATAAAAGTAATGCACCTTACATCAGTAAACTTTCAGTGCAtccctctgtttctttttttccagaTGATGCACATCTGACAAACCATCATCCAGTGCCACCATTTCAGCATGGATATTGTGTTTCCTTCCTCCTTTCCCACCATTTGTCAGCACTCTTCAGACTTAAACATCTCCTCCCCCCACCCTTGGGAGTCTAACCCAAACTCAACAGCTGCTTCTCCTCACAGCACAACGAGTTATGGACTGTCCTACTTTACCATGACTTTAGGAGCCATCTCCAACCTCATAGCCCTGGCCATCCTTTCTAAATCTTACACCCGCTGCCAGCGCAGAGCTAAGACTCCGTTTCTGTTGTTAGCAGTGGCGCTGCTCCTGACAGATCTGGCTGGTCATTTGGTCACTGGTTCCTTTGGTCTGTACATGCATCTTGGAATGGTCAGAAAGCAAAGGGCAGCAGCTAGAGCCATTGAGCCTCCTCGAGCCTTCTGTAAACTCTTCGGGGCCTGCATGGTGTTTTTTGGCCTAAGTCCTCTGTTGCTGGGCTGTGCCATGGCTGTGGAACGATGTGTAGGGATCACCCTGTCCCTGCAGCACTCTGTGGTTGTCACCACAGCTCACGTACGCTTCTCTGTTCTCCTGCTCTTCACTGTGGCCTGTGCTTTAGCGGCTCTGCCCCTACTGGGCCTGGGTAATTACAAAGTCCAGTTTCCTGGCACCTGGTGCTTCCTTCCTGTTTGGGGTCCACTCTCCATGGCTGATGTGAGTTTGGCTTTGGCTTTCTCAAGCCTGGGCCTGGTAGCATTGGCTGTCTCTATGCTCTGT encodes:
- the ptger1c gene encoding prostaglandin E receptor 1c (subtype EP1), with amino-acid sequence MDIVFPSSFPTICQHSSDLNISSPHPWESNPNSTAASPHSTTSYGLSYFTMTLGAISNLIALAILSKSYTRCQRRAKTPFLLLAVALLLTDLAGHLVTGSFGLYMHLGMVRKQRAAARAIEPPRAFCKLFGACMVFFGLSPLLLGCAMAVERCVGITLSLQHSVVVTTAHVRFSVLLLFTVACALAALPLLGLGNYKVQFPGTWCFLPVWGPLSMADVSLALAFSSLGLVALAVSMLCNTVSGLTLLQARFRNQSLKSTASRRHRSSSPLNSLDMEMMVQLAVINVVSCVCWSPFLIYISISVRQFSRGSAKLDEQYEQHLLMALRMASWNQILDPWVYILLRRAVLCRVCGLFRPNRAIVNTKSSFTGSERHEIRLH